From a region of the Mycobacteroides saopaulense genome:
- the qcrB gene encoding cytochrome bc1 complex cytochrome b subunit produces MGQATELANAVDSRYHASSGLRRQMNKVFPTHWSFLLGEIALYSFVVLLISGIYLALFFDPSMAEVTYNGVYQPLRGMQMSKAYESALNLSFEVRGGLFVRQLHHWAALMFAASIVVHLARVFFTGAFRRPREANWVIGSVLLTLAMAEGFAGYSLPDDLLSGTGLRVVTQGMMSLPIVGTWMHWALFGGDFPGNIVLPRLYVLHVLLVPAIMIALIAVHLALVWYQKHTQFPGPRRTESNVVGVRIVPVFALKSGAFFAIVTAVLAVMGGLLQINPIWNLGPYKPSQVAAGSPPDIYLMWTDGLLRLVPDWELYIFGHTVPAVLWGVLGIMLGFAVIIAWPWIEKRFTGDDAHHNLLQRPRDAPVRTAIGAAGFSLYILLTLSCTNDIIALKFHISLNATTWIGRIGMVILPIVVYYLAYRWAIGLQRSDRAVLEHGIETGIIKRLPHGEYIELHQPLAGVDEHGHAIPLEYQGAAVPQRMNKLGSAGAPGTGSFLFADPADEQAALVEAEHHAARTELAALQGRSR; encoded by the coding sequence ATGGGTCAAGCAACGGAGCTTGCCAACGCGGTCGATTCTCGCTACCACGCGTCGTCGGGCCTGCGAAGACAGATGAACAAGGTCTTCCCGACGCATTGGTCATTCCTGCTGGGGGAGATCGCGCTGTATAGCTTTGTGGTGCTGCTGATCTCGGGCATCTACCTGGCGCTCTTCTTCGACCCCTCGATGGCCGAGGTCACCTACAACGGCGTGTACCAGCCGTTGCGAGGTATGCAGATGTCCAAGGCCTACGAAAGCGCACTGAATCTCAGTTTCGAAGTGCGCGGTGGGTTGTTCGTGCGCCAGCTCCATCACTGGGCGGCGCTGATGTTCGCGGCCTCAATCGTGGTGCACCTGGCCCGCGTCTTCTTCACCGGCGCCTTCCGGCGCCCCCGTGAGGCCAATTGGGTCATCGGCTCGGTGCTGTTGACACTCGCCATGGCGGAGGGGTTCGCCGGGTACTCATTACCCGATGATCTGCTGTCCGGGACCGGGCTTCGCGTGGTTACCCAGGGCATGATGTCGCTACCCATCGTCGGCACCTGGATGCATTGGGCGCTGTTCGGCGGCGACTTCCCCGGAAACATCGTCCTACCAAGACTTTACGTTCTACACGTGCTGCTCGTTCCCGCCATCATGATCGCGCTTATCGCCGTTCACTTGGCCCTTGTCTGGTACCAGAAGCACACCCAGTTCCCGGGCCCGCGCCGCACCGAGTCCAATGTCGTTGGGGTACGCATCGTTCCGGTGTTCGCCCTGAAGTCCGGCGCATTCTTTGCCATCGTGACCGCCGTGCTCGCAGTCATGGGCGGGCTACTACAGATCAACCCGATCTGGAATCTTGGGCCCTACAAGCCCTCTCAGGTGGCGGCGGGGTCTCCACCCGATATCTACCTGATGTGGACCGATGGCCTGCTTCGACTCGTCCCGGATTGGGAGCTGTACATCTTCGGCCACACCGTGCCCGCGGTGCTGTGGGGAGTGTTGGGCATCATGCTCGGCTTCGCGGTGATCATCGCCTGGCCTTGGATCGAGAAGCGATTCACCGGCGACGATGCGCACCACAACCTGTTGCAGCGTCCGCGTGACGCCCCGGTACGCACTGCCATTGGGGCCGCGGGCTTTTCGCTGTACATTCTGCTCACGCTCTCGTGCACGAACGACATCATCGCGCTCAAGTTCCACATCTCGCTGAACGCGACCACGTGGATCGGCCGCATCGGCATGGTGATCTTGCCGATCGTGGTCTACTACCTCGCCTACCGATGGGCCATCGGCCTACAGCGCAGCGACCGCGCGGTCCTAGAGCACGGCATCGAAACCGGCATCATCAAGCGACTGCCACACGGCGAGTACATCGAGCTGCACCAGCCACTGGCCGGTGTCGACGAGCACGGCCACGCCATCCCCCTGGAATACCAGGGCGCAGCGGTACCTCAGCGCATGAACAAGCTCGGATCGGCCGGCGCACCCGGCACCGGCTCGTTCCTGTTCGCCGACCCCGCCGACGAGCAAGCCGCACTGGTGGAAGCCGAACACCACGCCGCGCGCACCGAACTAGCCGCTTTGCAGGGGCGATCGCGATAG
- a CDS encoding ABC transporter permease: protein MSIIERAPEVTTADGTVPGKPGLLSRIWPPALAVTSSLALWWFASSILSQPHSLLRQTSPDKALAAAIDLLHRGVLLQDAGISLWRLLIGLSLAAVIGIPAGLLLGVSTAAERAARPVIQFLRMISPLSWTPIAVAIFGIGSQPVIFLIAAAAVWPILINTTAGVHGIEPGYLHVARSFHATRTELLTAVILPAIRGHIQTGVRIALGIAWVVLVPAEMLGVRSGLGYQILNARDQLAYDQVVAVILVIGVLGYALDVVARRLLEPRFRAPRAG, encoded by the coding sequence GTGAGCATCATCGAACGCGCCCCCGAGGTCACCACTGCCGATGGAACCGTGCCGGGCAAGCCCGGGCTGCTTTCCCGGATCTGGCCACCGGCGTTGGCCGTCACGTCGAGCCTCGCGCTGTGGTGGTTCGCGAGCTCGATACTCAGCCAACCGCATTCGCTACTACGTCAGACATCTCCGGATAAGGCGTTGGCCGCGGCGATAGACCTTCTGCATCGCGGCGTGCTGCTACAGGATGCCGGAATCAGCCTGTGGCGACTGTTGATCGGACTGAGTCTGGCTGCGGTGATCGGCATCCCGGCGGGTCTGCTGCTGGGCGTGAGCACCGCTGCCGAGCGCGCCGCGCGGCCGGTGATCCAGTTCTTGCGGATGATCTCCCCGCTGTCGTGGACCCCGATCGCGGTGGCGATCTTCGGGATCGGCAGCCAACCGGTCATCTTCCTCATCGCCGCGGCGGCGGTATGGCCGATCCTCATCAACACCACAGCCGGCGTGCACGGTATCGAACCCGGATATCTGCACGTCGCGCGCTCGTTCCACGCCACCCGAACCGAGCTGCTGACAGCGGTGATCCTTCCGGCGATACGTGGCCACATCCAGACCGGAGTACGCATCGCACTGGGCATCGCCTGGGTGGTGCTGGTTCCGGCCGAGATGTTGGGCGTGCGATCGGGTTTGGGATACCAGATCCTCAACGCGCGAGACCAGCTCGCCTACGACCAGGTCGTGGCCGTCATTCTCGTGATCGGAGTGCTCGGATACGCCCTTGATGTGGTCGCCAGGCGACTGTTGGAACCCAGGTTTCGCGCACCGCGTGCCGGGTAG
- a CDS encoding MBL fold metallo-hydrolase, which translates to MTTTTSNVRQIRSDLWEMRSDSPFPGLTTHAYLWTRADGNVLFYSPATEADFETIAELGGVAHQYLSHQDEAGPMLAVVKQRFGSTLHASAREEEEIVRHANLDVPTVDRHVDENGVEVIPTPGHSIGSTSYLVTGADGEKYLFTGDTMFPTEDGSWATFLVPGRGDADELVGSLRLLAGLAPDVVISSAYGGDTAVSELPDGRWRELIAQAQQSVRRT; encoded by the coding sequence ATGACAACCACGACATCGAATGTGCGCCAGATTCGATCCGACCTCTGGGAGATGCGATCGGATAGCCCGTTCCCCGGGCTGACCACTCACGCATACCTGTGGACTCGGGCCGACGGGAACGTGTTGTTCTACAGCCCGGCCACCGAGGCCGACTTCGAGACGATTGCCGAGTTGGGCGGAGTCGCTCATCAATACCTGTCGCACCAGGACGAGGCCGGGCCCATGCTCGCCGTCGTAAAGCAGCGGTTCGGATCGACACTGCACGCATCTGCCCGCGAAGAGGAGGAGATCGTCCGACACGCCAACCTCGATGTGCCGACCGTCGACCGGCACGTGGACGAGAACGGCGTCGAGGTGATACCCACGCCGGGGCATTCGATCGGCAGCACCAGCTATCTGGTCACGGGCGCCGACGGCGAGAAGTATCTGTTCACCGGGGACACCATGTTCCCCACCGAAGATGGTTCGTGGGCCACGTTCCTGGTCCCGGGGCGCGGCGACGCCGACGAGCTCGTGGGCAGTCTGCGACTGCTGGCAGGCCTTGCCCCGGACGTCGTCATCTCCAGCGCGTACGGGGGCGATACCGCGGTATCCGAACTGCCGGACGGGCGCTGGCGTGAGTTGATCGCGCAGGCGCAACAAAGTGTCAGGCGCACCTAG
- a CDS encoding acyl-CoA dehydrogenase family protein: MTAVVVKHLEEALERVSTEVAARASALDADQTDVRVDIAALGAEGLFDVGLAGSDLVPAVQVIERVAVSSLAVGFSAWAHRMTIEYVSLAPAAFRAAHLPTLAAGRRAGVTAMAAGLKQVAGLGEVPLVATTHRHGLHITGPIRWASNVFPYALMVLPARGEDGATYVVAVDVNAKGIRVDRPPNLMALMATASTSLYLDKVHVPLENVISTDLPGFVTHIRPAFLLLQSAFCAGISAAALQGARAAHGVLAQQFSGEQVELTQRHITLRERLYAFAAAPTEPTIADLLRLRLDAAGLAGQASRLEVTLAGGAGYALGTAANRRFREAAFLPIQSPSEGQLRWELTQYE; this comes from the coding sequence GTGACGGCAGTCGTGGTCAAGCACCTCGAGGAGGCGCTGGAGCGCGTCAGTACTGAGGTGGCCGCCCGTGCGTCTGCTCTCGATGCGGATCAGACCGACGTGCGTGTCGATATCGCCGCGCTGGGCGCTGAAGGCCTCTTCGATGTGGGTCTGGCCGGTTCGGACCTTGTGCCCGCGGTGCAGGTGATCGAACGTGTGGCTGTAAGCAGTCTGGCCGTGGGTTTCTCGGCATGGGCGCACCGCATGACGATCGAGTACGTGAGCCTTGCCCCGGCTGCCTTCCGTGCCGCGCACCTGCCCACCCTTGCGGCCGGGCGCCGGGCCGGGGTGACCGCGATGGCGGCCGGCCTCAAACAGGTCGCGGGACTGGGGGAGGTTCCGCTGGTCGCGACAACGCATCGGCACGGTCTGCACATCACCGGTCCGATCCGGTGGGCCTCCAACGTGTTTCCCTACGCACTCATGGTGTTGCCTGCCCGCGGCGAGGACGGCGCCACCTATGTGGTGGCGGTCGACGTCAACGCGAAAGGAATCCGCGTCGACCGCCCGCCGAACCTCATGGCGCTCATGGCCACGGCCTCGACGTCCCTGTATCTGGACAAGGTTCACGTTCCCCTCGAGAACGTGATCAGTACCGACCTGCCGGGCTTCGTCACCCACATCCGGCCGGCCTTCCTTCTCCTTCAGAGCGCGTTCTGTGCCGGAATCAGCGCCGCTGCCCTGCAGGGTGCGCGGGCCGCGCATGGCGTGCTCGCGCAGCAGTTCTCCGGCGAACAAGTCGAACTGACGCAGCGTCACATCACACTGCGAGAACGTCTCTACGCCTTTGCGGCGGCGCCTACCGAACCGACCATCGCCGATCTTCTTCGACTCCGGCTCGATGCCGCGGGGCTCGCCGGTCAGGCGTCGCGACTGGAGGTCACCTTGGCCGGTGGCGCCGGATACGCATTGGGGACGGCAGCCAACCGGCGGTTCCGCGAGGCCGCATTCCTACCCATACAGTCACCCTCGGAAGGACAGCTACGGTGGGAACTGACGCAGTACGAATAA
- a CDS encoding TetR/AcrR family transcriptional regulator, whose translation MCGNVTVSRTDRSVYQGVVGYSAPMSSTTAPSAARSASTARVLGPADRLLHAAADLFAAQGIRAVGIDQILREAGVAKASLYSSYGSKDALIVAYLEELDQRDRNRWDAAVAAQRDPVAKVLTFFDLATAAAKARDFRGCLYANAATEFPGTEWEPVRRHRQWFRQTVAALLREAGQARSDNLARQVQLLYDGALTASKIEKSVAPITLARKLTRELID comes from the coding sequence ATGTGCGGCAACGTGACCGTTTCACGGACAGACCGGTCTGTCTATCAAGGTGTGGTGGGCTACTCTGCTCCCATGAGCTCCACCACAGCACCCTCGGCCGCCCGGTCGGCCTCGACGGCCCGTGTGCTCGGGCCTGCCGATCGCCTGCTTCATGCGGCCGCGGATCTGTTCGCAGCGCAGGGCATTCGCGCGGTGGGGATTGACCAGATCCTGCGTGAGGCGGGGGTTGCCAAGGCGAGCCTCTACAGCAGTTACGGATCCAAGGACGCGCTCATCGTCGCCTATCTCGAAGAATTGGATCAGCGTGATCGCAACCGCTGGGACGCGGCCGTCGCGGCGCAGCGTGATCCCGTCGCGAAAGTGTTGACGTTCTTCGACCTCGCCACGGCGGCCGCGAAGGCGAGAGACTTCCGAGGATGCCTGTATGCCAACGCCGCTACCGAGTTCCCGGGCACGGAATGGGAGCCGGTACGCAGGCATCGTCAGTGGTTCCGGCAGACCGTGGCGGCACTCTTGCGTGAGGCAGGGCAGGCGCGCTCCGACAACCTTGCCCGGCAGGTGCAGTTGCTCTACGACGGCGCGCTGACAGCTTCGAAGATCGAGAAGTCCGTCGCGCCGATAACGCTCGCGCGCAAGCTCACTCGTGAATTGATCGATTAG
- a CDS encoding SRPBCC family protein: MTEDIRVVSASREVEAPAPSIFELIADPARQRDWDGNENLADASAGQRVHAVGDVFVMTLTNGHVRENHIVEFDEARLIAWLPSEVGKQPPGHLWRWELEPLGEGRTRVTHTYDWTNLVDEKRLPRARDTTSERLQASVDRLGALAESGG; this comes from the coding sequence ATGACTGAGGACATCAGAGTGGTCTCTGCCAGCCGCGAGGTGGAAGCGCCGGCCCCGTCGATTTTCGAGCTCATCGCAGATCCGGCGCGTCAGCGCGACTGGGATGGCAACGAGAATCTCGCCGATGCCTCCGCCGGACAACGGGTGCATGCCGTGGGTGATGTGTTCGTGATGACCCTGACCAACGGGCACGTCCGAGAGAACCACATCGTGGAATTCGACGAGGCGCGGCTGATCGCGTGGCTGCCATCGGAAGTGGGCAAGCAACCACCCGGCCACCTGTGGCGCTGGGAGCTGGAACCGCTCGGTGAGGGCCGCACCCGGGTGACCCATACCTATGACTGGACCAATCTCGTCGACGAGAAGAGACTTCCCCGGGCACGCGACACCACGTCGGAGCGGTTACAGGCATCGGTAGACAGGCTTGGTGCGCTCGCCGAGTCGGGTGGATAG
- a CDS encoding ABC transporter ATP-binding protein, translating into MGTDAVRITNASKHFGSAAALRDVDLQVASGEFVAVLGPSGSGKSTLLRVLAGLEELSTGTVVWASESGRPRTGVVFQDALLMPWLTVTENIVFAKRFAVHRNGFDDVYVDNLVRHFGLQRLSDRYPDQLSGGQAQRVAILRAVATRPRLLLLDEPFSALDPVTRADLQSWLQSLAVELAITVILVTHDVDEALALAHRVILLGDGGRIRQEWTLGRTGGEHARIRREILARYHPAVEATHE; encoded by the coding sequence GTGGGAACTGACGCAGTACGAATAACGAATGCCTCCAAGCATTTCGGATCGGCCGCGGCCTTGCGCGACGTCGACCTACAGGTGGCTTCCGGCGAGTTCGTGGCCGTCCTGGGCCCCAGCGGGAGTGGAAAGTCCACGCTGTTGCGAGTGCTCGCGGGCTTGGAGGAGCTCAGCACTGGAACTGTTGTCTGGGCATCTGAGTCAGGACGCCCCCGGACGGGGGTGGTTTTCCAAGATGCCCTGCTGATGCCATGGCTGACCGTCACAGAGAACATCGTCTTCGCCAAACGGTTCGCGGTGCACCGCAACGGATTCGACGATGTCTACGTGGACAATCTGGTGCGGCATTTCGGGCTACAACGGCTCTCGGACCGCTATCCCGACCAGTTGTCCGGCGGTCAGGCCCAGCGTGTCGCCATCCTGCGTGCGGTGGCGACTCGCCCCAGGCTGCTGCTGCTCGATGAACCGTTCAGCGCACTCGATCCGGTCACCCGGGCAGACCTACAGAGCTGGCTGCAGAGTCTGGCCGTCGAGCTGGCCATCACCGTGATCCTGGTGACCCACGATGTCGATGAAGCACTGGCGCTCGCGCACAGGGTGATTCTCCTCGGCGACGGCGGACGGATACGGCAAGAGTGGACGCTCGGGCGCACCGGGGGAGAGCATGCCCGAATACGCCGGGAGATCCTTGCCCGATATCACCCGGCGGTGGAAGCGACGCACGAATGA
- a CDS encoding TetR/AcrR family transcriptional regulator yields MPRPRIHSVDDLLDATERIAVQDGPAAVTVRAVSQVTGISNGVIYHAFGSRGGMVGRAWLRAAQRFLDMQRDAVDGALAAGGPVETAAVNAVVAAADTPAAFAERFPESSRLVLGVRREDLLGSDVPQEVSDAMAGIDSLLVALFIRLSRALWGREDGRAVQVIEDCIVGLPTGLLLRGRRAPDAATRARLAAAVRAILAIDPPPTRPNGKGANVKGSKA; encoded by the coding sequence GTGCCACGCCCGCGTATCCATTCCGTCGACGATCTGCTCGACGCCACCGAGCGCATCGCGGTGCAGGACGGTCCGGCGGCAGTGACTGTGCGCGCCGTGTCGCAGGTGACGGGCATCTCCAACGGCGTCATCTACCATGCGTTCGGATCCCGCGGAGGGATGGTCGGGCGGGCCTGGTTGCGCGCCGCTCAAAGGTTTCTCGACATGCAACGTGACGCCGTCGACGGAGCACTCGCGGCGGGCGGGCCCGTTGAAACTGCTGCAGTGAACGCTGTCGTCGCGGCGGCAGACACCCCCGCGGCCTTCGCGGAACGCTTCCCCGAATCGTCCCGCTTGGTACTCGGTGTACGGCGCGAGGATCTTCTGGGTTCCGATGTTCCGCAGGAAGTCTCCGATGCCATGGCGGGAATCGACTCCCTGCTGGTCGCCCTGTTCATCCGGCTGTCGCGGGCCCTGTGGGGTCGGGAAGACGGCCGTGCGGTGCAGGTCATCGAGGACTGCATCGTGGGGTTGCCGACCGGTCTACTGCTGCGGGGGCGCCGGGCGCCCGATGCCGCCACACGTGCACGCCTGGCAGCCGCCGTGCGCGCCATTCTTGCCATCGACCCACCCCCGACACGCCCGAATGGTAAGGGCGCCAATGTGAAAGGAAGCAAGGCATGA
- a CDS encoding ABC transporter substrate-binding protein produces the protein MSGTTSRRAVLAGAAGITTAAGLFGATGLIRAAASDATNTGAQLRIGYLPITDAAPLLLAHSAGMYPAGAVSAAKPVLFRSWASLAEAFMARQIDVAHLLMPMAIQLREVLGHGVRVLGWNHTNGSALTVAPDIQHLEDLAGSQVAIPFWWSIHNIVVQELLRSHGLRPVIRSTASRARRTVELVVMSPSDMVPALANRSIGGYVVADPFNAIAQIKKIGRIHTFLGDVWRDHACCVLVTRDDVIAGRASAVQGVTDAVVTAQLRIDADRKSAAGTLGGGTYLPQPVPAVQTALTYPNPPYPPRHPDWHPQRLGFQPFPYRSFTQRLVESMRDTVVDGDRGFLDRLDPARVHDDLVDDTFVRRAITAHGGPQAFGIAADFTRTEQVQAL, from the coding sequence ATGAGCGGCACCACCTCACGCCGCGCCGTACTGGCGGGTGCTGCCGGAATAACCACAGCGGCGGGTCTTTTCGGAGCCACCGGACTGATTCGTGCCGCGGCGTCCGACGCCACCAACACCGGCGCCCAACTACGCATCGGATATCTGCCGATCACCGATGCGGCTCCGCTGCTGCTCGCTCATTCCGCCGGAATGTATCCGGCCGGAGCCGTGAGCGCGGCCAAACCGGTGCTGTTCCGCAGCTGGGCCTCGTTGGCCGAGGCCTTCATGGCACGGCAGATCGATGTCGCGCACTTGCTGATGCCAATGGCGATCCAGCTCCGTGAGGTGCTGGGGCATGGAGTGCGGGTGCTCGGGTGGAATCACACCAACGGATCGGCGCTCACGGTGGCGCCCGACATCCAGCATCTGGAGGATCTTGCGGGCAGCCAGGTGGCGATCCCGTTCTGGTGGTCGATTCACAACATCGTCGTGCAAGAGCTGTTACGTAGCCATGGGTTGCGTCCGGTGATCAGGAGCACCGCCTCACGCGCCAGGCGCACCGTCGAGCTGGTGGTGATGAGCCCCTCCGACATGGTGCCGGCCCTGGCGAATCGATCCATCGGGGGATATGTCGTCGCCGATCCCTTCAATGCCATCGCACAGATCAAGAAGATCGGACGGATTCACACTTTTCTCGGCGACGTATGGCGTGACCACGCCTGCTGCGTGCTCGTCACGCGCGACGACGTGATTGCCGGCCGCGCATCGGCGGTGCAGGGTGTCACCGACGCGGTGGTCACCGCCCAGCTGCGCATCGATGCCGACCGAAAGTCGGCGGCAGGAACGCTTGGCGGCGGCACGTATCTTCCGCAGCCGGTACCCGCCGTACAGACAGCACTGACCTATCCGAACCCTCCTTATCCACCGCGTCATCCGGATTGGCATCCGCAACGCCTGGGCTTTCAGCCGTTCCCATATCGGAGCTTTACCCAGCGTCTGGTCGAGTCGATGCGTGACACAGTCGTCGACGGCGATCGCGGGTTCCTGGATCGGCTCGACCCGGCTCGGGTACACGACGATCTGGTCGACGACACCTTTGTGCGCAGGGCGATCACCGCACACGGCGGACCGCAAGCCTTCGGTATCGCAGCCGATTTCACCCGAACGGAACAGGTACAGGCATTGTGA
- a CDS encoding enoyl-CoA hydratase-related protein gives MTPTLELQDTIAVLNLGTDENRFSPEWLDTVDGLLDDVLTGAQALVTVGTGKFYSNGLDLDWLMSHGDRTDWYVGRVQALFSRVLTLPLPTVAAVNGHAFGAGAMLAVAHDYRVMRSDRGYLCFPEVDINIPFTPGMASLIQAKVGPQTAVTAMTTGHRYGGDAAVAAGLADRSAPEAEVLSVAVDLMRPLVGKDSGTLGAIKATMFSATAAALVA, from the coding sequence ATGACCCCCACTCTCGAACTTCAGGACACCATCGCGGTGCTGAACCTGGGCACTGACGAGAACCGGTTCTCCCCCGAATGGCTGGATACCGTCGACGGTCTGCTCGATGACGTGCTCACCGGCGCCCAGGCATTGGTCACCGTGGGAACCGGAAAGTTCTATTCGAACGGACTGGACTTGGATTGGCTCATGTCCCACGGAGATCGCACCGACTGGTATGTCGGGCGCGTGCAGGCGCTCTTCAGCAGGGTTCTCACTCTCCCACTGCCGACCGTCGCCGCGGTCAACGGCCATGCGTTCGGAGCCGGTGCGATGCTTGCGGTGGCCCACGACTACCGAGTGATGCGGTCCGACCGCGGATATCTGTGTTTCCCCGAGGTCGACATCAACATCCCGTTCACTCCGGGAATGGCCAGCCTCATCCAGGCCAAGGTCGGCCCCCAGACTGCGGTCACCGCGATGACCACCGGGCACCGCTACGGTGGCGACGCCGCGGTGGCCGCAGGTCTTGCAGACCGCTCCGCGCCGGAAGCCGAAGTGCTTAGTGTTGCAGTCGATCTGATGAGGCCTTTGGTGGGCAAGGACAGTGGGACATTGGGTGCCATCAAGGCAACGATGTTCTCCGCGACTGCCGCGGCGTTGGTGGCCTGA
- a CDS encoding DUF4242 domain-containing protein: protein MTLYLYEIAVAPAGKIDTTQLLKELDGRVHRDGGELIEAQVTREARRVFVVTEFNADAPQLDADSLGVETVSGPHPVRLVGADLDQLRSARPAAGYLVEWDLPADLDMDTYLARKKAKAPRYADVPEVSFLRTYVREDMDKCLCFYDAPDEDAVLRARKAVDTPVDRLHGLGDISL from the coding sequence GTGACCCTGTACCTCTACGAGATCGCCGTTGCCCCCGCCGGGAAGATCGACACCACACAGCTGCTCAAAGAGCTCGACGGCCGGGTTCATCGTGACGGTGGCGAGTTGATCGAGGCGCAGGTGACACGCGAGGCCCGTCGCGTCTTCGTCGTCACCGAATTCAATGCCGACGCTCCGCAGCTGGATGCCGATTCCCTGGGCGTCGAAACGGTTTCGGGGCCGCACCCGGTCCGCCTGGTGGGCGCCGATCTTGACCAGCTGAGGTCCGCGCGCCCGGCCGCCGGCTACCTGGTGGAATGGGATCTGCCCGCCGACCTGGACATGGACACCTACCTCGCACGTAAGAAGGCGAAGGCACCCAGGTATGCCGACGTGCCCGAGGTCAGCTTTCTGCGCACATATGTCCGCGAAGACATGGACAAGTGCCTGTGCTTCTATGACGCTCCCGACGAGGACGCGGTGCTGCGCGCACGAAAGGCTGTCGACACTCCGGTCGACAGGCTGCATGGGCTCGGAGACATCTCGCTGTGA
- a CDS encoding FAD-binding oxidoreductase, with the protein MWVNLPLRNTRLRGRRQDGAMDHPPRQAPATALINRRAVLSAGAILALGSASVIGCSTDHSDDPPAAPRWEDLRRRLSGTLVVRGEAGMDEAGRAFNPLFDVNHPGAVAFCTSEQDVARCVEFASSGAIPVAARSGGHSYGGYCTPSDGLVVDLGRMAEVSVAGTRAVIGPGARLIDVYTGIAAAGRMLAGGSCPTVGIAGLTLGGGVGVLTRKFGLTCDQLVSARAVTADGEVRVLAADSEPDLFWAIRGVGGGNFCIATEFTFETAESTQLTVFTLDYAPGDTAAITHRWLTFMDGAPDELWTTLHAVGGATPRCRIVGCIARGADPRTLIEDLLGAIGIGVTERFDAEMAFLDAMKFMGGCSTLTLAQCRPSWTGTGTGQLQREAFVASSRMVSDPAVDTGRIEALLTDKPGLTFIFDSLGGAVSRISADATAFPHRRAAASVQIYHGVGAEPSVAYHRVDEARDRLGEICGPGAYVNYIDPRLSNWATAYYGHNLPRLQQIASVCDPNGIFAFPQAIRP; encoded by the coding sequence AGCCGGGGCAATCCTCGCACTCGGTTCTGCCTCGGTCATCGGATGCTCGACGGATCATTCCGACGACCCACCGGCCGCGCCTCGATGGGAAGATCTGCGCCGCAGGCTGTCGGGAACTCTTGTGGTGCGTGGCGAGGCCGGAATGGACGAGGCCGGGCGGGCCTTCAATCCGCTCTTCGACGTGAATCATCCTGGCGCGGTGGCCTTCTGCACCTCCGAACAGGACGTGGCGCGCTGCGTCGAGTTCGCATCGAGCGGCGCGATACCCGTGGCGGCGCGCAGCGGCGGACACAGTTACGGCGGCTACTGCACCCCGAGCGACGGGCTGGTGGTCGACCTCGGGCGCATGGCGGAGGTCTCGGTGGCCGGGACACGGGCGGTGATCGGGCCCGGCGCACGACTCATCGACGTCTACACGGGCATCGCCGCCGCCGGCCGGATGCTCGCCGGTGGCTCCTGTCCGACGGTGGGCATCGCCGGACTAACGCTCGGTGGCGGGGTAGGGGTGCTCACCCGCAAGTTCGGACTGACCTGCGACCAGCTCGTGTCCGCTCGCGCGGTGACAGCGGACGGCGAAGTACGGGTGCTGGCGGCGGATTCCGAACCCGACCTGTTTTGGGCTATCCGCGGAGTCGGCGGCGGAAATTTCTGCATCGCAACAGAGTTCACGTTCGAGACCGCCGAGTCCACGCAGCTGACGGTATTCACGCTCGACTACGCACCGGGGGACACGGCGGCGATCACGCATCGATGGTTGACCTTCATGGACGGTGCACCCGATGAGTTGTGGACAACCCTGCATGCCGTCGGTGGTGCCACACCGCGGTGCCGAATCGTCGGCTGCATCGCCCGCGGCGCCGATCCGCGCACGCTGATCGAGGACCTGCTGGGCGCGATCGGCATCGGTGTCACCGAGCGATTTGACGCCGAGATGGCGTTTCTGGATGCCATGAAGTTCATGGGCGGGTGCTCGACATTGACGCTGGCGCAGTGCCGGCCGTCATGGACGGGCACGGGGACGGGACAGCTGCAGCGCGAGGCGTTTGTCGCGTCCTCGCGCATGGTCTCGGATCCCGCGGTCGACACCGGTCGCATCGAGGCGCTCTTGACGGACAAGCCCGGACTGACGTTCATCTTCGACAGCCTGGGCGGGGCGGTGAGCCGGATATCCGCGGACGCCACGGCATTCCCGCATCGGCGGGCGGCAGCGTCCGTTCAGATCTATCACGGCGTCGGTGCGGAGCCGTCGGTCGCATATCACCGCGTGGACGAGGCACGGGACAGACTCGGCGAGATTTGTGGACCCGGCGCGTATGTGAACTACATCGATCCTCGTCTATCCAACTGGGCTACCGCGTATTACGGCCATAACCTACCCCGGCTGCAGCAGATTGCTTCCGTCTGCGACCCAAACGGAATCTTCGCGTTCCCGCAGGCGATTCGCCCCTAG